From a region of the Poecile atricapillus isolate bPoeAtr1 chromosome 4, bPoeAtr1.hap1, whole genome shotgun sequence genome:
- the RPL34 gene encoding large ribosomal subunit protein eL34 has translation MVQRLTYRRRLSYNTASNKTRLSRTPGNRIVYLYTKKVGKAPKSACGICPGRLRGVRAVRPKVLMRLSKTKKHVSRAYGGSMCAKCVRDRIKRAFLIEEQKIVVKVLKAQAQSQKSK, from the exons ATGGTGCAGCGCCTGACATACCGCCGTAGGTTGTCCTACAACACAGCTTCCAACAAGACCAGACT GTCCCGAACACCCGGGAACAGGATTGTTTACCTTTACACCAAGAAAGTGGGAAAGGCCCCCAAATCAGCGTGTGGTATTTGCCCAGGAAGACTTCGTGGT GTTCGTGCTGTGCGCCCCAAAGTTCTGATGAGGCTGTCAAAAACGAAGAAGCATGTCAGCAGAGCCTATGGTGGTTCCATGTGTGCCAAGTGTGTCCGTGACAG gatcAAACGAGCTTTTCTTATTGAGGAGCAGAAGATCGTTGTGAAAGTGTTGAAGGCACAAGCACAGAGCCAGAAGTCAAAGTGA